The Luteolibacter arcticus genome has a window encoding:
- a CDS encoding glycosyltransferase family 2 protein gives MKADVAIVIVSYNSQDHIGACLESVFAQRKSVTQQVIVVDNDSRDDTVNFIRTNFPEVELVLPGTNLGFAKGVNLGVKHSNAEYVLLLNPDTVILDNAVDVIVDFARKNPNHGLYGGRTLRPDGSLEPSSCWGRPTLWSMTLFAFGLTTIAPKNRFLDPESLGSWQRDTVREVGVITGCFLLSPTEVWNKLGGLDERYFMYGEDADLAMRAHAAGYRPVICPDATLIHEVGACSDTPVHKTMLLYRGKASLVRTHWTGLAQWLGLFFLATGTGLRAALSKVKAKPDSANSAAARWQTLWAERNKWICGYGSPTA, from the coding sequence ATGAAAGCCGACGTAGCCATCGTCATCGTGTCCTACAATTCGCAGGACCACATCGGAGCCTGCCTCGAAAGCGTATTCGCCCAGAGGAAGTCCGTCACCCAACAGGTCATCGTGGTCGATAACGACTCCCGCGATGATACCGTCAATTTCATCCGCACGAACTTCCCGGAAGTCGAACTGGTGCTGCCCGGCACCAACCTCGGCTTCGCCAAGGGAGTGAATCTCGGAGTGAAGCATTCCAACGCGGAGTACGTGCTGCTCTTGAATCCCGACACCGTGATTCTCGACAACGCCGTGGACGTGATCGTGGATTTCGCCCGCAAGAATCCGAACCACGGTCTCTACGGCGGACGCACCTTGCGCCCGGATGGCAGCCTCGAGCCCTCCTCGTGCTGGGGTCGTCCCACCTTGTGGAGCATGACCTTGTTCGCCTTCGGCCTGACCACCATCGCACCGAAGAACCGCTTCCTCGACCCAGAGTCCCTCGGCTCCTGGCAACGCGACACCGTCCGCGAGGTCGGCGTCATCACCGGCTGCTTCCTGCTTTCTCCCACGGAAGTGTGGAACAAGCTCGGCGGCCTCGATGAACGCTACTTCATGTATGGTGAGGATGCGGATCTCGCGATGCGTGCCCACGCCGCCGGCTACCGCCCGGTCATCTGTCCGGACGCAACGCTGATCCACGAAGTGGGCGCCTGCTCCGACACGCCGGTCCACAAGACGATGCTGCTCTACCGCGGCAAGGCGAGTCTGGTCCGCACCCACTGGACCGGTCTGGCCCAATGGCTCGGCCTGTTCTTCCTAGCCACTGGCACCGGGCTGCGCGCTGCGCTCAGCAAGGTGAAGGCCAAGCCCGATTCCGCAAACAGTGCCGCCGCCCGCTGGCAAACGCTGTGGGCGGAGCGCAACAAGTGGATCTGCGGCTACGGCAGCCCCACCGCTTGA
- a CDS encoding sugar transferase, protein MIRLRHKVLIHSFRLLDQLTLVAAAALIIYFRPEIALFGGHPTTPATPRITDTIGVLILALGWVGIFAYTIRYKADRFVALTTQIKDLVKATTLAAFWLMLVSGIFAVGSFNTLNILFFWSAVTGAGVISRLALRLVLMSARRSGYNYRYLLIIGANSRANEVADKIDAKPELGYKIIGFVAENESTRQTWSERNSHRGEVLGTLDELQGVLKRERVDEMMVCLPVESRFSDIVTVVQHARDLGVVVRLMPDLQDESLFKNVHLEEFEGEAVVTMFREQMLLQLLAKRMVDAALSLTALIVLAPLMLVVAILIKVTSPGPVFFAQDRVGMNQRSFRIYKFRSMVVDAEAKKKELAHLNEIADGPAFKMKDDPRITRIGRFIRKTSIDELPQLFNVLHGEMSLVGPRPPLPDEVKKYEWLFRKRLSVKPGITCVWQISGRSNTTFERWMQMDSEYIDNWSIWLDFKILVKTVPAVLFGRGAS, encoded by the coding sequence CAAGGTGCTGATCCATAGTTTTCGCTTGCTTGACCAGCTCACGCTGGTGGCTGCGGCAGCACTGATCATCTACTTCCGTCCGGAGATCGCCCTTTTCGGCGGTCATCCGACCACTCCGGCCACACCCCGGATCACCGATACCATCGGCGTGCTGATCCTGGCCCTCGGCTGGGTCGGTATCTTCGCCTACACCATCCGTTACAAGGCCGACCGTTTCGTCGCGCTGACCACCCAGATCAAGGATCTGGTCAAGGCCACCACGCTGGCAGCGTTCTGGCTGATGCTCGTCAGCGGGATCTTCGCGGTCGGCAGCTTCAATACCCTCAACATCCTGTTCTTCTGGAGCGCGGTCACCGGTGCCGGAGTCATCAGCCGGCTGGCCCTGCGGCTGGTGCTGATGAGCGCCCGGCGCTCAGGTTACAACTACCGCTACCTGCTGATCATCGGAGCCAACTCGCGTGCCAACGAAGTGGCCGACAAGATCGACGCCAAGCCGGAGCTTGGCTACAAGATCATCGGCTTCGTCGCCGAGAACGAAAGCACCCGCCAGACTTGGAGCGAGCGAAACAGCCACCGCGGCGAAGTGCTGGGAACGCTGGATGAACTCCAGGGCGTGCTCAAGCGCGAGCGAGTCGATGAGATGATGGTCTGCCTCCCGGTGGAGTCGCGCTTCAGCGACATCGTCACCGTCGTCCAGCACGCCCGCGACCTCGGCGTGGTGGTGCGCCTGATGCCGGATCTGCAAGATGAGTCGCTGTTCAAGAACGTCCACCTCGAGGAATTCGAAGGCGAGGCCGTCGTCACGATGTTCCGCGAGCAGATGCTGCTGCAACTGCTCGCCAAGCGTATGGTGGACGCCGCGCTTTCCTTGACCGCACTGATCGTGCTCGCCCCGCTGATGCTGGTGGTGGCAATCCTGATCAAGGTCACCAGCCCCGGTCCGGTGTTCTTTGCCCAGGACCGCGTCGGCATGAACCAGCGTAGCTTCCGCATCTACAAGTTCCGCTCGATGGTGGTGGACGCCGAAGCGAAGAAGAAGGAACTCGCCCACCTCAACGAGATTGCCGATGGCCCGGCCTTCAAGATGAAGGACGATCCGCGGATCACCCGGATCGGTCGCTTCATCCGCAAGACCAGCATCGACGAGCTGCCCCAGCTCTTCAACGTGCTGCACGGCGAGATGAGCCTGGTCGGCCCGCGCCCGCCGCTCCCGGATGAGGTGAAGAAGTACGAGTGGCTCTTCCGCAAGCGCCTCTCCGTGAAGCCTGGTATCACCTGCGTCTGGCAAATCAGCGGCCGCAGCAACACCACCTTCGAGCGTTGGATGCAGATGGACAGCGAGTACATCGACAACTGGTCCATCTGGCTCGACTTCAAGATCCTGGTCAAAACCGTGCCCGCCGTCTTGTTCGGCCGCGGAGCGTCATGA
- a CDS encoding acyltransferase — MPSLSKVLNFAGSILDPRSYLHILRLIHYSGYSHVRERGKIRKGKGSGIAPNASLRNGERIEMGRDCHIGERCYLWAGDSTGRIILGNFVSLAPEVFITASDYRFEAGKPFRQQPKNERDIRIGNDVWLGARVVVTAGVTIGDGCIVGAGAVVTKNLPAGSIAAGVPARVIGTREPVTAVESSPP, encoded by the coding sequence ATGCCCTCCCTTTCCAAAGTCCTGAATTTCGCCGGATCGATCCTCGATCCCCGGTCGTATCTTCACATCCTCAGACTGATCCACTACAGCGGCTACAGCCATGTCCGCGAGCGGGGCAAGATCAGGAAAGGAAAGGGATCGGGCATCGCCCCGAATGCTTCGCTGCGAAACGGCGAGCGCATCGAGATGGGACGCGACTGTCACATCGGCGAACGCTGCTACCTGTGGGCCGGCGACTCGACCGGCCGCATCATCCTCGGGAACTTCGTGTCCCTCGCGCCCGAGGTTTTCATCACTGCTTCCGACTATCGCTTCGAAGCCGGCAAACCCTTCCGGCAACAACCGAAGAACGAACGCGACATTCGCATCGGCAACGACGTGTGGCTCGGTGCCCGCGTCGTGGTCACCGCCGGCGTCACCATCGGCGATGGCTGCATCGTCGGTGCCGGTGCCGTCGTCACCAAGAATCTCCCCGCCGGCTCGATCGCCGCGGGAGTCCCCGCCCGGGTCATCGGAACACGAGAACCCGTCACTGCTGTTGAATCATCCCCCCCATGA
- a CDS encoding glycosyltransferase family 2 protein encodes MISVVIPSYNRRDCVLALLADVYAQQGVEMEVIVVDDRSPDDSVEAIRRAYPQVTLLVNEKNGGPAVTRNRGIRAAKGDIIVGLDSDVTVPDCHVLANVEKRMKAHPTVTGLAFRLYKPDGKSEDTPRWWHPVPIEQYAGKSFLTSYFSGTAYAFRREELIKAGMYPEILYMHYEEVELAFRILDNGGSILHCPELSVLHHANEVSRRSEVSVFYKPRNQLLVAAACLPGWKALKYAIPRMAFQFITACRRGHLKDFIRAMKSASELIPRRLENREPLRPETMRQIDALKQGLVP; translated from the coding sequence ATGATCAGCGTTGTCATTCCCAGCTATAACCGCCGCGACTGCGTGCTCGCGCTGTTGGCCGACGTCTATGCCCAGCAAGGCGTGGAGATGGAGGTCATCGTCGTCGATGACCGCTCGCCGGACGATAGCGTTGAGGCCATCCGCCGCGCTTACCCGCAGGTCACCCTGCTGGTGAACGAGAAAAACGGCGGCCCGGCCGTCACCCGCAACCGCGGCATCCGCGCGGCCAAGGGGGACATCATCGTCGGCCTCGACAGCGACGTCACGGTGCCCGACTGCCACGTGCTGGCCAACGTGGAGAAGCGCATGAAGGCGCATCCCACCGTCACCGGCCTCGCCTTCCGCCTCTACAAGCCGGACGGAAAGTCGGAAGACACCCCCCGCTGGTGGCACCCGGTGCCGATCGAGCAATACGCGGGCAAGAGCTTCCTGACTTCCTACTTCAGCGGCACCGCCTACGCGTTCCGGCGTGAGGAGCTCATCAAGGCCGGCATGTATCCCGAGATCCTCTACATGCACTACGAGGAAGTGGAACTGGCCTTCCGCATCCTGGACAACGGCGGATCGATCCTCCACTGCCCGGAACTCTCGGTCTTGCATCATGCCAACGAGGTCTCCCGCCGCAGCGAGGTCAGCGTGTTCTACAAGCCGCGCAACCAACTGCTGGTCGCCGCCGCCTGCCTGCCCGGCTGGAAGGCGCTCAAGTATGCGATCCCGCGGATGGCCTTCCAATTCATCACCGCTTGCCGGCGAGGTCACCTGAAGGACTTCATCCGCGCCATGAAGTCGGCGTCCGAGTTGATTCCCCGCCGTTTGGAGAATCGCGAGCCCCTCCGCCCGGAAACGATGCGACAAATTGACGCTCTCAAGCAGGGACTTGTTCCCTGA